A single region of the Blastopirellula marina genome encodes:
- a CDS encoding DUF1559 domain-containing protein has translation MFRQQHDRLIDWIVATACLLLVVAIGAPCLVRATEQSRATVCQQHLGVIGKACLAFADAHQDSLPSNGREPHRGWNTLILPFMDQAALYDQYELSREWWDPENRPVAATQLPQLVCPSAPHGDRVVRLLDPDGKEFETAATDYVASSGAYLLTNVQERLYRGAMASPGRYYGGSKVTAGHSIKRSDITDGRANTFLVVEMADKPNEWRSGKLHAHKTDDKEHRPLVEGFSFGQWIAPNWNHLRSYDKDGRDQFGDCAVNCSNGGSIYGFHPQKANALMADGSVAALRAGLEQEVMVALVSIADGEFISAEDYQANE, from the coding sequence ATGTTTCGTCAACAGCACGATCGCCTGATCGACTGGATCGTCGCCACTGCCTGCCTGCTATTGGTGGTGGCGATCGGCGCGCCGTGTCTGGTCAGGGCCACCGAACAGTCCCGGGCGACCGTTTGCCAGCAGCACTTGGGCGTGATTGGTAAGGCCTGCCTGGCGTTTGCGGATGCCCACCAAGATTCGTTGCCTAGTAACGGTCGTGAGCCACATCGCGGTTGGAACACGTTGATCCTTCCCTTCATGGATCAGGCCGCACTGTACGACCAGTACGAACTAAGTCGCGAGTGGTGGGACCCGGAAAACCGCCCAGTTGCCGCAACCCAGTTGCCGCAACTGGTTTGCCCTTCGGCTCCACACGGCGATCGCGTCGTGCGTCTGTTAGACCCCGATGGGAAGGAGTTTGAGACCGCGGCAACGGACTACGTCGCTTCCTCGGGGGCCTATCTGCTGACGAACGTGCAGGAACGGCTTTATCGCGGAGCGATGGCTTCGCCGGGAAGGTATTACGGCGGATCGAAAGTAACCGCCGGCCATTCGATCAAGCGAAGCGACATCACCGATGGTCGAGCGAACACGTTCTTGGTCGTTGAAATGGCCGACAAGCCCAACGAGTGGCGCAGCGGCAAGCTGCATGCTCATAAGACCGACGACAAAGAACACCGCCCCCTGGTCGAAGGCTTCAGCTTTGGCCAATGGATCGCGCCGAACTGGAATCATCTACGTTCGTATGACAAGGACGGCCGAGACCAGTTCGGTGACTGCGCGGTTAACTGTTCTAACGGCGGCTCGATTTATGGGTTCCACCCGCAGAAAGCCAACGCGTTGATGGCCGACGGAAGTGTGGCCGCCCTGCGAGCAGGTTTGGAACAGGAAGTGATGGTCGCCCTGGTCAGCATCGCGGATGGAGAGTTTATTTCAGCCGAAGACTATCAGGCAAACGAGTGA
- a CDS encoding H-X9-DG-CTERM domain-containing protein, with the protein MLYNWEADGSAKGCDGCTSYINIDNESAPYGFHPGVINVVLADGSTRTIPETVETQTFLNLCFKADGNVVGDF; encoded by the coding sequence ATGCTTTACAACTGGGAAGCCGATGGTAGCGCAAAGGGGTGCGACGGCTGCACGAGCTATATCAACATCGACAACGAGTCGGCACCGTACGGTTTCCATCCTGGGGTGATTAACGTCGTGCTTGCCGACGGATCGACACGCACCATTCCGGAAACTGTCGAAACGCAGACATTTCTGAACCTTTGTTTCAAGGCCGACGGCAACGTCGTGGGGGATTTTTAA
- a CDS encoding DUF1559 domain-containing protein: MSRSRRLGFTLVELLVVIAIIGILIALLLPAVQQAREAARRMQCSNNLRQIGLACHNYHDTFRTFAPGRLVYNGFDSSGNSTKVVTGFLAMIMPFVEQGNLSDIYNQSYGFDDPANRNAVNTPIDIYLCPSAPGGDRKMPLYAGWNMGWTTDPSALDPNVTGVATDYQGIRGMHVLDSSGNHTDVPGREVGILNETGADFADIVDGTSNTILLFEMAGKPVHWNMSKAIASDQCSVLRLWTLVREQRRDALQLGSRW; this comes from the coding sequence GTGTCACGTTCACGTCGTTTGGGTTTTACGCTCGTCGAATTGCTTGTGGTGATCGCCATTATTGGCATTCTGATCGCCTTACTCTTGCCGGCCGTACAACAAGCCCGTGAAGCTGCGCGGCGCATGCAGTGCTCGAACAACTTGCGGCAGATCGGCCTGGCCTGCCATAACTATCACGATACGTTTCGCACCTTCGCCCCTGGCCGATTGGTGTACAACGGATTTGACTCGTCCGGTAACAGCACGAAGGTCGTGACAGGATTCCTGGCGATGATCATGCCGTTTGTCGAACAAGGCAACCTCTCTGACATCTACAACCAGTCGTACGGCTTCGATGACCCTGCCAACCGCAACGCGGTCAACACACCGATCGATATCTACCTGTGCCCCAGCGCCCCGGGTGGTGATCGTAAGATGCCACTTTACGCTGGCTGGAACATGGGATGGACGACCGACCCGTCGGCACTGGATCCCAACGTGACCGGCGTTGCTACCGACTACCAAGGGATTCGCGGAATGCATGTGCTCGATAGCTCTGGGAATCACACCGACGTTCCGGGTCGGGAAGTCGGCATCCTGAACGAAACTGGGGCCGATTTCGCTGATATCGTCGACGGCACCAGCAATACGATCTTGCTCTTTGAAATGGCCGGCAAGCCAGTCCACTGGAACATGAGCAAAGCAATTGCAAGTGACCAATGCTCAGTTTTACGGCTATGGACCCTGGTCAGGGAACAACGGCGTGATGCTTTACAACTGGGAAGCCGATGGTAG
- a CDS encoding glycoside hydrolase family 97 protein: MTYSCQSTPQQPPSISRVFSTTLTSILLVACVCATAMAESLKSPNGRIEVQVDVKEVDLKTRLNYRVKLDGDVLVDDSTVTFVGSDNVVIGDHLNLVRTPHPSSYRETWKPVYGERSEIVDNFNFQTFQCQDTEAKCSFYFEVRCYDQGVAFRTLIGSSKPLKPIQERSEFCFPGDPWAWRTTSAQGEYDKVRLADLGANVERPLTIQLGPYRYAAIAEAAAIDYPMMRLKSVPRDKPTVVSQLQGEVTSDTTLTTPWRVILVGNTPGDLLLNNDLILNLNMPCAIADTSWIKPGKVLREISLTNDGAKAAVDFAAANNFQYVEFDAGWYGYEYDDASDATTVTLDPKRSAGPLDLQEMIKYADERGIGIIVYVNRRALEKQLDEILPLYKSWGIAGVKYGFVNTGSQKWTSWLHEAVRKAAEHQLMVDIHDEYRPVGYSRTYPNLMTQEGVCGDEAKPSTSLALTTLFTRNLAGAADHTICYFDPRVDQLWSHGQQLAKAVCTYSPWQFMYWYDTPLTTEQDGKTSRSRIVDSPELEFFQEVPTVWDETKVIHGEIGEYAVIARRSGDVWYVGAMNANEKRELSLPLKFLNPGTQYQARRYFDDPSLETKTKVRIENQPVDSTTELTISLLPNQGEAIRITPK, translated from the coding sequence ATGACATACTCTTGCCAATCGACACCGCAGCAGCCGCCGTCGATCTCGCGAGTCTTTAGCACGACCCTTACCTCCATTCTGCTGGTGGCCTGCGTGTGCGCCACGGCGATGGCCGAATCTCTAAAGTCGCCCAACGGGCGGATCGAAGTTCAAGTCGACGTGAAAGAGGTCGACTTGAAGACCCGGTTGAATTACCGCGTGAAGCTGGACGGCGACGTTTTGGTCGATGACAGTACGGTCACGTTTGTGGGCAGCGACAACGTGGTCATCGGCGACCATTTGAACTTGGTGCGAACCCCCCATCCATCAAGCTACCGCGAGACATGGAAGCCCGTGTATGGTGAGCGGTCCGAGATCGTCGACAACTTCAACTTTCAAACGTTTCAATGCCAAGACACCGAAGCCAAGTGTTCGTTCTACTTCGAGGTACGCTGCTACGACCAAGGGGTCGCCTTTCGTACGCTGATTGGTAGTAGCAAGCCGCTGAAGCCGATCCAGGAACGCAGCGAGTTCTGCTTCCCAGGCGATCCCTGGGCATGGCGAACCACATCCGCCCAAGGCGAGTACGACAAGGTTCGCCTGGCGGATCTGGGAGCCAACGTCGAGCGTCCCCTCACAATTCAGTTGGGCCCTTACCGCTACGCGGCCATCGCCGAGGCCGCTGCGATCGACTATCCCATGATGCGACTGAAATCGGTTCCCAGAGATAAGCCGACCGTTGTCAGTCAGTTGCAAGGGGAAGTCACCTCCGACACCACACTGACTACCCCTTGGCGAGTGATCTTAGTGGGCAACACGCCAGGCGACTTGCTGTTGAATAACGACCTGATCCTTAATTTGAACATGCCGTGCGCCATCGCAGACACTTCGTGGATCAAGCCTGGCAAGGTTCTTCGTGAAATCAGCCTGACTAACGACGGTGCCAAAGCCGCTGTCGATTTCGCCGCTGCGAACAACTTTCAGTACGTTGAATTCGATGCCGGCTGGTATGGCTACGAGTACGACGATGCCTCGGACGCCACGACGGTAACCCTCGACCCGAAACGCTCGGCCGGGCCGCTCGATCTGCAAGAGATGATCAAGTACGCCGACGAGCGCGGTATCGGCATTATCGTCTATGTCAATCGCCGAGCTCTCGAGAAACAACTCGACGAGATCCTGCCCCTTTATAAAAGCTGGGGGATCGCCGGCGTGAAGTATGGCTTTGTGAATACCGGTTCGCAGAAGTGGACCTCTTGGCTACACGAGGCCGTTCGCAAAGCGGCCGAGCATCAGTTGATGGTCGACATTCACGACGAGTACCGTCCTGTCGGTTACTCGCGTACCTACCCCAACTTGATGACGCAAGAAGGGGTCTGCGGTGACGAAGCGAAACCTTCGACCAGCCTGGCCCTCACCACGCTGTTTACCCGCAACCTGGCCGGCGCGGCGGATCATACCATTTGCTATTTCGATCCACGAGTCGATCAGTTGTGGTCGCACGGCCAGCAACTGGCCAAGGCCGTATGCACCTATTCGCCGTGGCAGTTCATGTATTGGTACGACACGCCCCTGACGACCGAGCAAGATGGCAAGACGTCACGTAGCCGCATCGTCGACTCGCCCGAGTTGGAATTCTTCCAAGAAGTACCAACCGTCTGGGACGAAACCAAGGTCATTCATGGCGAGATCGGCGAGTACGCTGTAATTGCTCGCCGCAGTGGCGACGTGTGGTATGTCGGTGCGATGAATGCAAATGAAAAGCGAGAACTAAGCCTCCCGCTGAAGTTCCTCAACCCTGGCACCCAATACCAGGCCCGCCGCTATTTCGACGACCCGAGCCTGGAAACCAAAACGAAGGTACGTATCGAGAATCAGCCGGTCGATTCCACTACCGAGTTAACGATCTCGCTTCTGCCCAACCAGGGGGAGGCGATCCGAATTACCCCGAAGTAG
- a CDS encoding DUF1028 domain-containing protein, whose product MFAVLLLVAGVLFVSQAEKQRPAATPALDAMPEVNTFSIVAYDPTTGELGIAVASKVLGVGCIVPWGQAGRGAIATQSAANTAYGPEGLELLKEKSAEEVVQLLTSGDEGRAIRQLGIVDAQGRAASFTGDQCNAWAGHIVGEHFTVQGNLLAGEKVVQDMAARYREASQKGEGELADWLMAALVAGDDAGGDRRGKQSAALMVYRQGAGYGGNDRYIDLRVDDHEQPVTELARLLEVHKSFFAGAHRRVKASAMQSND is encoded by the coding sequence ATGTTCGCGGTTCTGCTACTGGTGGCAGGTGTGCTGTTCGTTTCCCAGGCCGAGAAACAGCGCCCGGCGGCGACGCCTGCTCTGGATGCGATGCCAGAAGTCAATACATTTTCGATTGTCGCGTACGATCCCACGACAGGCGAATTAGGAATTGCCGTTGCCAGCAAGGTACTGGGTGTGGGGTGTATCGTCCCTTGGGGGCAAGCTGGACGTGGGGCGATCGCCACGCAGTCGGCTGCCAACACGGCGTATGGGCCTGAGGGGTTAGAACTGCTTAAGGAGAAGTCGGCCGAAGAGGTAGTGCAGCTACTGACCAGCGGCGACGAAGGGCGCGCCATTCGCCAGTTGGGAATCGTCGACGCGCAGGGCCGTGCGGCAAGTTTTACCGGCGACCAGTGCAATGCCTGGGCGGGGCATATTGTGGGTGAGCACTTCACCGTGCAAGGGAACTTGCTCGCCGGCGAAAAGGTCGTTCAGGACATGGCCGCCAGGTACCGTGAAGCAAGTCAGAAAGGGGAAGGTGAACTGGCCGACTGGTTGATGGCTGCGCTGGTTGCCGGCGACGATGCCGGTGGAGACCGCCGCGGCAAGCAATCGGCTGCTCTGATGGTTTATCGGCAAGGGGCTGGATACGGTGGGAACGATCGTTACATCGACCTGCGCGTGGACGATCACGAGCAGCCTGTCACGGAACTGGCCCGACTGTTGGAAGTACATAAGTCGTTCTTCGCCGGCGCTCACCGGCGTGTAAAGGCCAGCGCGATGCAGTCGAACGATTGA
- a CDS encoding MFS transporter, whose amino-acid sequence MIFRFCLYGFLKNQRYFAPFWILAFLDKGLSFAMIGLLIGFREVSVALLEIPTGAVADTVGRRWAMILSHVAYVAAFLTFGFSTSIVALFVAMFAFAVGEAFRTGTHKAIIFAWLKSQGREKEKTHVYGITRSWSQMGSAISVVAAAVLVFWLEDYSVIFWVSAIPAALNIVNFLSYPKSLDFPTDKKPDRAGTMLLLWQATLQCFTSQNLRRPITESMAYEGMYGASKDYLQPLIQNIALALPLFAAWETTQRTAILIAAVYAVLYVLGSFASRYSGPITLALGNELKASRYLWAAYGAAFVLLLVATITTWTGLAIVSFVVLAVMQNIWRPILIGRVADQADEHAMATVLSVESQAKSIGIAVIAPILGLAVDQMPADYQFTPIALLGIAITMVALLSPSETVASPVADENQEPHAPS is encoded by the coding sequence TTGATTTTTCGTTTCTGTCTGTACGGCTTTCTGAAGAATCAGCGCTATTTCGCGCCGTTCTGGATTCTAGCGTTCCTGGATAAGGGGCTCTCGTTTGCCATGATCGGTCTGCTGATTGGTTTTCGCGAAGTCAGCGTTGCCCTGCTCGAAATTCCCACCGGAGCCGTGGCCGACACCGTTGGCAGGCGTTGGGCCATGATCTTGTCGCACGTCGCTTATGTGGCGGCCTTCCTGACGTTCGGCTTTTCCACGTCGATCGTGGCATTGTTTGTCGCCATGTTCGCCTTCGCGGTTGGCGAGGCCTTCCGCACCGGAACGCACAAGGCAATCATTTTTGCCTGGCTGAAAAGCCAAGGGCGTGAAAAGGAAAAAACCCACGTCTACGGCATCACCCGCAGTTGGTCGCAGATGGGCTCGGCCATTTCCGTTGTTGCCGCGGCGGTGCTTGTCTTCTGGCTGGAAGACTACTCCGTGATTTTCTGGGTCAGTGCGATTCCCGCTGCCTTGAATATCGTTAACTTTCTCAGTTACCCCAAGTCGCTCGATTTCCCGACAGACAAGAAGCCTGATCGCGCAGGCACAATGTTGCTTTTATGGCAAGCGACGCTGCAGTGCTTCACTTCCCAAAACCTTCGACGACCGATCACCGAATCGATGGCCTACGAAGGAATGTACGGAGCGAGCAAAGACTACCTTCAGCCATTGATCCAGAATATTGCCCTGGCATTGCCCTTGTTTGCTGCCTGGGAGACGACCCAGCGAACGGCCATTTTAATCGCCGCGGTTTATGCCGTGTTGTACGTGCTGGGAAGCTTCGCATCCCGCTACTCTGGACCAATTACCTTGGCCCTGGGCAACGAGCTGAAAGCTTCACGTTACCTGTGGGCAGCCTATGGAGCGGCGTTCGTACTGCTGCTCGTCGCGACGATAACCACCTGGACCGGACTGGCAATCGTAAGCTTCGTGGTACTGGCCGTCATGCAGAACATCTGGCGTCCCATCTTAATTGGACGTGTCGCCGATCAGGCCGACGAACACGCCATGGCCACGGTTCTGAGTGTAGAATCGCAGGCCAAGTCCATCGGCATCGCCGTGATCGCCCCCATCCTTGGCCTGGCCGTCGACCAGATGCCCGCCGATTATCAGTTCACGCCGATTGCCCTCTTGGGGATAGCCATCACGATGGTCGCGTTGCTGTCGCCATCCGAAACGGTCGCCTCACCAGTGGCCGACGAAAACCAAGAGCCCCACGCCCCCAGCTAA
- a CDS encoding type I restriction endonuclease subunit R, with product MSTFNESTVEQAAQSWFEEIGYAVVNGPDIAPGEPAAERDSFADVVLVDRLRDAIDRLNPTIPEEAKEDALRKVLRPESPSLVGINRRFHKMLRDGVEVEYAREDGSIAGDHVRLVDYGDDPFENDWLVVNQMTVVENHHDRRPDLLVFLNGLPLAIIELKNAADEDATIWTAFSQLETYKHQIPSLFHYNELMVVSDGLQARLGSLTASSEWFKVWRDIDDDGQSAAAQLELEVLIKGIFAPDRFLDLLQHFIVFEEDTDSDRITKIIAGYHQFHAVNQALDSTIAASRPEGDQRAGVVWHTQGSGKSFSMLFFAGRVVVHPAMNNPTLVVLTDRNDLDDQLFGQFHRCYELLRQKPIQAEDIAHLKQLLQVASGGVVFTTIQKFRPDEKGDRMPLLSDRRNIVVVADEAHRSQYDLIDGLARNMRDAMPNASFIGFTGTPIEQNDANTRAVFGDYVSVYDIQRAVRDKATVPIYYESRVAKLSLSEAELPKIDSEFDEITEGQEQDTREKIKTKWAALEALVGTEKRLKVVAEDMVDHFEKRLEAMDGKAMIVCMSRRICVDLYNEIIKLRPDWASQKHDEEVEGQQDTAVKIIMTGSASDPVDWQQHIRTKRRRKELATRFKNPKDPFRIVIVRDMWLTGFDAPCMHTMYVDKPMRGHGLMQAIARVNRVFKDKPGGLVVDYLGLADQLKQALATYTESGGKGSPSIDTAAAVAVMLEKYEVCCDMMHGFDWSKWTTGTASERIKLIPAGQEHVLQQEEGKSRFSQAVTQLSQAFALCASHEEAMRIRDDIAFFQAIRSALVKPVGERKSPEEIEHAVRQLVSKAVSADDQVIDVFTAAGLKKPDISILSDEFLAEVKGLKHKNVAAELLQKLLKDEIKEQSRRNVVQSRLFSEKLQQTLNGYHNRAIATQEVIEELIELAKEMQKAKNRGEELGLSNDEICFYDALAQSESAVDAMGVDELKVIAAELVTKVRGSVTIDWQHRVSARAKIRVFVRRILRKYGYPPDLQDEATKLVLEQAEALCSDWMT from the coding sequence ATGTCAACCTTCAATGAATCCACCGTCGAACAGGCCGCCCAAAGCTGGTTTGAAGAAATCGGCTATGCCGTGGTGAACGGCCCTGACATTGCCCCAGGCGAGCCGGCGGCCGAGCGAGATTCGTTTGCCGATGTCGTCCTGGTGGATCGACTTAGGGATGCGATCGATCGCCTAAACCCTACCATTCCTGAGGAAGCCAAAGAGGACGCCTTGCGTAAGGTGCTACGGCCGGAGTCTCCTTCACTGGTCGGCATCAACCGGCGCTTCCACAAGATGCTGCGAGACGGCGTGGAAGTCGAGTATGCCCGGGAGGATGGCTCGATTGCCGGCGATCATGTACGGCTGGTCGACTACGGGGACGATCCTTTCGAGAACGACTGGCTGGTCGTCAACCAAATGACCGTGGTCGAAAACCACCACGATCGTCGGCCCGACCTGTTGGTGTTTCTCAACGGCCTGCCGCTGGCGATCATCGAACTGAAGAACGCCGCCGATGAAGACGCGACGATCTGGACAGCCTTTAGCCAACTAGAAACCTACAAGCACCAGATCCCATCGCTATTTCACTACAACGAGTTGATGGTCGTATCAGACGGCCTTCAAGCCCGGCTCGGCTCGCTGACCGCCAGCAGCGAATGGTTCAAGGTGTGGCGCGACATCGACGACGACGGCCAGTCAGCTGCGGCCCAGCTTGAGTTGGAAGTGCTGATCAAGGGAATCTTCGCGCCAGACCGGTTTCTCGATCTGCTGCAGCATTTCATCGTTTTCGAGGAAGACACCGATAGCGATCGAATCACCAAGATCATCGCCGGCTATCACCAGTTCCACGCTGTGAACCAGGCTCTCGATTCGACGATTGCCGCTTCGCGTCCTGAAGGGGACCAACGCGCCGGCGTTGTCTGGCATACGCAAGGATCGGGCAAAAGCTTTTCGATGCTGTTCTTCGCCGGCCGGGTCGTCGTTCACCCTGCGATGAACAACCCAACGCTGGTGGTTCTGACCGACCGAAACGACCTGGACGACCAGCTATTTGGCCAGTTCCACCGCTGCTACGAGTTGCTGCGGCAGAAACCAATTCAAGCTGAGGATATCGCCCACCTGAAGCAGCTCTTGCAGGTTGCCAGTGGCGGTGTTGTGTTCACCACGATCCAAAAGTTCCGCCCCGATGAAAAAGGGGATCGGATGCCGCTGCTATCGGATCGGCGGAATATCGTTGTCGTTGCCGACGAAGCTCACCGCAGCCAATACGACCTGATTGATGGTCTGGCTCGCAACATGCGTGATGCGATGCCCAACGCGTCGTTCATCGGTTTTACCGGAACGCCCATCGAGCAGAACGACGCCAACACCCGGGCCGTGTTTGGTGATTATGTTTCTGTCTACGACATCCAGCGGGCCGTCCGCGATAAAGCGACGGTGCCCATCTACTACGAAAGCCGAGTGGCCAAGCTCTCGCTGAGTGAAGCCGAGCTGCCCAAGATCGACTCCGAGTTCGACGAAATCACCGAGGGGCAAGAACAAGATACCCGCGAGAAAATCAAAACCAAGTGGGCCGCCCTGGAAGCTTTGGTCGGTACCGAGAAGCGTTTGAAGGTGGTGGCCGAGGATATGGTCGACCACTTCGAAAAACGCCTGGAAGCAATGGACGGCAAGGCGATGATCGTCTGCATGAGCCGGCGAATCTGTGTCGACCTGTACAACGAAATCATCAAGCTTCGTCCCGATTGGGCGAGCCAAAAGCACGACGAAGAAGTCGAGGGCCAGCAGGACACGGCCGTCAAAATTATCATGACAGGCTCGGCCAGCGATCCGGTCGACTGGCAGCAGCACATCCGCACCAAACGCCGGCGAAAGGAACTGGCGACACGGTTCAAGAATCCGAAGGACCCGTTTCGGATCGTTATCGTTCGCGACATGTGGCTGACGGGTTTCGATGCTCCCTGCATGCATACGATGTATGTCGACAAGCCGATGCGGGGGCACGGACTCATGCAGGCCATCGCCCGAGTGAATCGTGTGTTCAAAGATAAGCCGGGCGGCCTGGTGGTAGATTACCTGGGCTTGGCCGATCAACTCAAACAGGCCCTGGCCACCTATACCGAAAGCGGAGGCAAAGGCAGCCCATCGATCGATACGGCAGCAGCCGTTGCCGTGATGCTCGAAAAATATGAAGTCTGCTGCGATATGATGCACGGCTTCGACTGGTCGAAATGGACGACTGGCACGGCTTCGGAGCGAATCAAACTTATTCCTGCCGGCCAAGAGCATGTGTTACAGCAAGAGGAGGGTAAGTCGCGATTCTCCCAAGCGGTCACGCAGCTATCCCAGGCCTTTGCGTTGTGTGCTTCCCACGAAGAAGCAATGCGAATCCGTGATGACATCGCCTTCTTTCAGGCCATCCGTTCGGCATTGGTGAAACCGGTTGGTGAACGCAAGTCACCAGAGGAAATCGAGCACGCTGTGCGGCAATTGGTTTCCAAAGCCGTTTCGGCCGACGACCAAGTTATCGACGTCTTCACTGCTGCCGGCCTGAAGAAGCCTGACATCTCGATTCTGTCCGACGAGTTTCTCGCAGAGGTCAAAGGCCTGAAGCATAAGAACGTCGCCGCCGAGCTTTTACAAAAGCTCTTGAAGGATGAGATCAAAGAGCAGTCGCGGCGAAATGTAGTGCAATCCCGCCTTTTCAGCGAGAAGCTTCAGCAGACGCTCAACGGATACCACAACCGGGCAATAGCCACGCAGGAAGTGATCGAAGAGCTGATTGAGCTTGCCAAGGAAATGCAAAAGGCGAAAAACCGAGGGGAAGAGCTAGGTCTCAGCAACGACGAAATCTGCTTCTATGACGCCCTGGCTCAGAGTGAAAGTGCCGTCGACGCGATGGGAGTCGACGAGTTGAAAGTGATTGCGGCTGAGCTGGTTACTAAGGTTCGAGGTAGCGTGACCATCGACTGGCAGCACCGGGTATCCGCGCGGGCCAAGATCCGTGTCTTTGTTCGACGGATTCTCCGGAAATACGGCTATCCGCCTGACCTGCAAGACGAGGCTACAAAGCTCGTCTTGGAACAGGCGGAAGCATTGTGCTCTGACTGGATGACTTAG
- a CDS encoding DUF4268 domain-containing protein: MPIKHPLGRLEPVQLREAWLSEAGDFTPWLAEEENIQLLGETIGIELEVEAQEKSVGPFRADILCKDTANDQWVLIENQLERTDHTHLGQLITYAAGLNSVTIVWISQRFTEEHRAALDWLNKVTSEEIRFFGLQVELWRIGQSAIAPKFNVISSPNDWTKSVSRGAKAAQEQSMTPAKERQVEFWTGFVEYVEEHGASFKTTKPLPQHWMNISVGRSGFKLNAIVSHYDSAAQSYEKHELRAELELTDEYAKIYFAQLEAMRDKLEAEVGEKLLWYNPENRQTCRAYLRTTVDLNDNARWLEYFEWLRVKLDRLHQVFFPKVKLLQTTLPPELAEAPTTDPDSLPT; this comes from the coding sequence ATGCCCATCAAACATCCACTTGGACGGCTTGAACCAGTCCAACTCCGGGAAGCTTGGCTCTCAGAAGCCGGCGACTTTACCCCCTGGCTGGCTGAAGAAGAAAATATCCAGCTACTGGGCGAGACGATTGGAATCGAACTGGAAGTCGAGGCCCAAGAGAAAAGCGTCGGTCCGTTTCGCGCTGATATCCTGTGTAAGGATACAGCCAACGACCAATGGGTTTTGATCGAAAACCAATTGGAACGGACCGATCACACGCATCTGGGGCAACTCATCACCTACGCTGCCGGCTTGAATTCGGTCACGATCGTGTGGATCTCCCAACGATTCACCGAAGAACACCGGGCAGCTCTCGACTGGCTGAATAAAGTAACCAGCGAGGAAATTCGCTTCTTTGGCTTACAAGTGGAACTGTGGCGGATTGGCCAATCAGCGATTGCCCCCAAGTTCAATGTCATCAGTTCTCCCAATGATTGGACCAAGAGTGTTTCGCGTGGTGCCAAGGCAGCCCAGGAACAATCAATGACACCCGCGAAGGAACGCCAGGTGGAGTTCTGGACCGGATTTGTCGAGTATGTCGAAGAACACGGGGCAAGCTTCAAAACTACGAAGCCGCTACCCCAGCATTGGATGAATATCTCGGTCGGCCGTAGTGGCTTCAAGCTCAATGCGATCGTCTCGCACTACGACAGTGCGGCCCAGAGTTATGAGAAGCACGAACTGAGAGCGGAGCTTGAACTGACCGATGAATACGCCAAAATCTATTTCGCCCAGCTTGAGGCCATGAGAGACAAGCTTGAAGCCGAAGTCGGCGAAAAGCTGCTCTGGTACAATCCCGAAAACAGGCAGACTTGCCGTGCTTATTTGCGAACGACGGTTGACCTGAACGACAATGCCCGCTGGCTGGAGTACTTCGAGTGGCTGCGAGTCAAACTCGATCGTCTCCACCAAGTGTTCTTTCCGAAGGTCAAGCTCCTGCAGACTACGCTTCCTCCGGAACTTGCCGAGGCCCCAACAACTGATCCTGATTCGCTCCCTACCTAG